In Streptomyces chartreusis NRRL 3882, the following are encoded in one genomic region:
- a CDS encoding HelD family protein, translated as MTSTEPALQYLLDRERAHHERCRDALAAMVQGAGEQVVVGEDVSASGADAEVLGYQLRSRAKALRELPEGPLFFGALQGEQGELHIGRLRISEHPAEPPLVVDWRAPVSRAFYQASARDPQGVAVRRRFGWAPGSRGDSGDLTGLEDEHLGQGEARTSEIVAREIERPRVGPMRDIAATIQPEQDDLVRGDLAVSLCVQGAPGTGKTAVGLHRAAYLLYTHPQRIRRGGLLILGPNRTFLSYIAEVLPSLGETGVRQSTPAEEIARHPVRGHDEPAAAVVKHDARMAEVLRRALYARVRADGGGGEALAVPDGAYRWRVPAAELARIVARVREEEPPYGVGRERVRSRIVRSVREQAERRAGPQSNAWVRRVERARPLSAYVDAVWPRVRPEEVVAGLLGDPGALAEAADGLLDPGEQRALLWRKPPRTWKSARWSAADLVLLDEVAGLIEHPEGYGHVVVDEAQDLSPMECRAIARRARFGSLTVLGDLAQGTTPWAARSWPTVLAHLGKSDAPVVELTTGFRVPRAVVGLANRLLERLDVDVPATRSLRGDGELRMRETDPDGVPGAVVEAVRDALGREGSVGVVPADADVPRIRAALDAAGIDAAGPEELGARVSLVPASVVKGLEYDHVVAVEPATIAEAEERGLHRLYVVLTRAVSRLEVVRGRPLPF; from the coding sequence GAGCTGCCCGAGGGGCCCTTGTTCTTCGGGGCGCTTCAGGGGGAGCAGGGTGAGTTGCACATCGGGCGGCTGCGGATCTCCGAGCATCCCGCCGAACCGCCCCTCGTCGTCGACTGGCGTGCGCCCGTCTCGCGCGCCTTCTACCAGGCCTCGGCCCGGGACCCGCAGGGCGTCGCCGTGCGCCGGCGGTTCGGGTGGGCGCCCGGCAGCCGGGGCGACTCCGGCGACCTCACCGGCCTGGAGGACGAGCACCTGGGGCAGGGCGAGGCGCGGACCAGTGAGATCGTCGCCCGGGAGATCGAACGGCCTCGCGTCGGGCCCATGCGGGACATCGCCGCGACGATCCAGCCCGAGCAGGACGACCTCGTACGCGGGGACCTGGCGGTGTCGTTGTGCGTGCAGGGGGCGCCCGGCACCGGCAAGACCGCCGTCGGGCTGCACCGGGCCGCGTACCTGCTCTACACACACCCGCAGCGCATCCGGCGCGGCGGTCTGCTGATCCTCGGGCCCAACCGCACCTTCCTGTCGTACATCGCGGAGGTCCTGCCGTCCCTCGGCGAGACCGGTGTGCGGCAGTCGACGCCGGCCGAGGAGATCGCACGGCATCCGGTCAGGGGCCATGACGAGCCGGCGGCGGCCGTCGTCAAGCACGACGCCCGGATGGCCGAGGTGCTGCGGAGGGCGCTGTACGCGCGCGTGCGCGCCGACGGCGGTGGTGGCGAGGCGCTCGCGGTGCCCGACGGGGCGTACCGGTGGCGGGTGCCGGCGGCGGAGCTGGCGCGGATCGTGGCCCGGGTGCGGGAGGAGGAACCGCCGTACGGGGTCGGGCGCGAGCGGGTGCGGTCGCGGATCGTGCGCTCGGTGCGCGAGCAGGCCGAGCGGCGGGCCGGGCCGCAGTCCAACGCCTGGGTGCGCCGGGTCGAGCGGGCGCGGCCGTTGTCCGCGTACGTCGACGCCGTCTGGCCCCGGGTGCGGCCCGAGGAGGTCGTGGCCGGACTGCTCGGCGATCCCGGGGCGCTGGCGGAGGCCGCCGACGGGCTGCTGGACCCCGGCGAGCAGCGGGCGCTGCTGTGGCGGAAGCCGCCCCGGACGTGGAAGTCGGCGCGCTGGTCGGCCGCCGACCTGGTGCTCCTCGACGAGGTCGCCGGGCTGATCGAGCACCCGGAGGGATACGGGCACGTCGTCGTGGACGAGGCACAGGACCTGTCCCCGATGGAGTGCCGGGCCATCGCCCGCCGGGCCCGCTTCGGCTCGCTGACGGTCCTGGGCGACCTGGCGCAGGGCACGACACCGTGGGCGGCCCGCTCGTGGCCGACCGTCCTGGCGCACCTGGGGAAATCGGACGCGCCCGTGGTCGAGCTGACCACGGGCTTCCGTGTGCCGCGGGCGGTCGTCGGCCTCGCCAACCGGCTGCTGGAGCGGCTGGACGTGGACGTACCGGCCACCCGGTCGCTGCGCGGGGACGGGGAGTTGCGGATGCGCGAGACGGACCCGGACGGTGTGCCCGGCGCGGTCGTGGAGGCCGTCCGGGACGCACTCGGGCGGGAGGGCTCGGTCGGGGTCGTCCCGGCGGACGCGGACGTGCCCCGGATCCGGGCGGCCCTGGACGCGGCCGGCATCGACGCGGCGGGCCCGGAGGAACTCGGCGCACGGGTGTCCCTGGTACCGGCGAGCGTCGTCAAGGGCCTGGAGTACGACCACGTCGTGGCCGTCGAGCCGGCGACGATCGCCGAGGCGGAGGAACGCGGGCTGCACCGGCTGTACGTGGTGCTGACCCGGGCGGTGTCACGTCTGGAGGTGGTACGGGGGAGGCCGTTGCCGTTCTGA